A genomic segment from Gossypium hirsutum isolate 1008001.06 chromosome D04, Gossypium_hirsutum_v2.1, whole genome shotgun sequence encodes:
- the LOC107959724 gene encoding serine/threonine-protein kinase SRK2A translates to MKYIERGHKIDENVAREIINHRSLRHPNIIRFKEVVLMPTHLAIVIEYAGGGELFDRICSARRFSEDEARYFFQQLISGVNYCHSMVLR, encoded by the exons ATGAAATATATTGAGAGAGgtcacaag ATAGATGAGAATGTGGCAAGAGAGATTATCAATCACAGATCTCTTAGACACCCTAATATAATCCGGTTCAAGGAG GTGGTTTTGATGCCTACCCATTTAGCAATTGTGATAGAGTATGCTGGTGGTGGTGAACTCTTTGATCGAATTTGCAGTGCTCGTAGATTCAGTGAAGATGAG GCTAGATATTTTTTTCAGCAGTTGATCTCTGGTGTTAATTACTGTCACTCCATGGTGTTAAGATGA